The window TATCCTCGACTCTCTGTCCCTGGTCTTGTCCTGAAGATCAAATCGTGTTCTCAGATTCATGACCGGAATGACACGGCCACGCAGGTTAATCACTCCTTCGACATACAACGGTGCATTCGGTACCCTTGTGATATCACTGAACCTGTTGATCTCCTGTACATTCAGGATATTTACTGCATATTCCTCCCGGCCAAGCCTGAAAGCCACGAGCTGAAGGTGTTGATCTTCAGTGAGGGGATCCTGTTCTATGTTTGCCGCTTCTTTCATGTTCCTTCCGGTCTGCCTATCAGTTTATATAACTCTTATCGGACACTTTTGCGGAAACTTTAGGGGTAGTGTAATAGACCAATAAATAATATTAATTTGACAAAGACGGCGTTGAGATGGGATTTTAAGTTATGCCCGAGAAGAATCTTATACCTATCTGTTCCTGGTGCAAGAAGATAAGGGTGGATACCGATTGCTGGGAGAATATTGAGATATATCTGACCAAGGCGGGGTTTGGTGTGTTCACCCACGGGATGTGTCCCCGCTGCGCCGAGAAGATATTCGAAAAGAGAGTGTATCTTCAGAGCTATCAGAATATCTG is drawn from bacterium BMS3Abin08 and contains these coding sequences:
- the cheW_1 gene encoding chemotaxis protein CheW; this translates as MKEAANIEQDPLTEDQHLQLVAFRLGREEYAVNILNVQEINRFSDITRVPNAPLYVEGVINLRGRVIPVMNLRTRFDLQDKTRDRESRIMVVDVDGMTFGILVDSVTEVLSVSSGGIKPPPALTPDKHSEYIKGISKNGDRLIILLDLEKLTGDNKGIRSDGNTN